From Micromonospora rifamycinica, a single genomic window includes:
- a CDS encoding SDR family oxidoreductase, producing MSQDQYTPQDPTDQYGHQDGQPAQQQSTPGRTGAMDPAPDHGETSYRGSDRLVGKRALITGGDSGIGRAVAIAFAREGADVVVSYLSDEEDADARETVRLIEEAGRKGVAVRTDLTDEQHCVDLVDRTVADLGGLDILVNNAAYQMAQDEGITAISTAQFDRVMKTNLYAMFWLCRSAVPHLKEGATIINTTSIQAFDPSPPLLDYATTKAGIANFTKGLAAQLADQGIRVNAVAPGPIWTPLIPATMPEEKVAQFGTDTPLGRAGQPAELAPAYVFFASQESSYVTGEILGVTGGRFTK from the coding sequence GTGAGCCAGGACCAGTACACCCCGCAGGACCCGACCGACCAGTACGGCCACCAGGACGGCCAGCCGGCCCAGCAGCAGTCGACGCCCGGCCGGACCGGCGCGATGGACCCTGCCCCGGACCACGGCGAGACGTCGTACCGGGGCAGCGACCGGCTGGTCGGCAAGCGCGCCCTGATCACCGGCGGCGACTCGGGCATCGGCCGGGCGGTGGCGATCGCCTTCGCCCGGGAGGGCGCCGACGTGGTGGTCTCCTACCTCAGCGACGAGGAGGACGCCGACGCCCGGGAGACCGTCCGGCTGATCGAGGAGGCCGGCCGCAAGGGTGTCGCGGTACGCACCGACCTGACCGACGAGCAGCACTGCGTCGACCTGGTCGACCGGACGGTGGCCGACCTCGGCGGGCTGGACATCCTGGTCAACAACGCGGCCTACCAGATGGCCCAGGACGAGGGCATCACGGCGATCAGCACCGCGCAGTTCGACCGGGTGATGAAGACCAACCTGTACGCCATGTTCTGGCTCTGCCGCAGCGCCGTGCCGCACCTGAAGGAGGGGGCGACGATCATCAACACCACCTCCATCCAGGCGTTCGACCCGTCGCCGCCGCTGCTGGACTACGCCACCACCAAGGCGGGCATCGCCAACTTCACCAAGGGGCTCGCCGCGCAGCTCGCCGACCAGGGGATCCGGGTGAACGCGGTCGCCCCCGGCCCGATCTGGACGCCGCTGATCCCGGCGACCATGCCCGAGGAGAAGGTGGCGCAGTTCGGCACCGACACCCCGCTGGGCCGGGCCGGGCAGCCCGCCGAGCTGGCACCGGCGTACGTCTTCTTCGCCTCCCAGGAGTCCAGCTACGTCACCGGGGAGATCCTCGGTGTCACCGGTGGCCGGTTCACGAAGTGA
- a CDS encoding alcohol dehydrogenase catalytic domain-containing protein, which produces MRAVRMTAPGVLEQVEVPTPTPGPGEVLVRVGAVGACHSDLHILDAAPGVFPTPLTLGHEIAGTVDAVGDGVTGWSGGDRAAVYGIIGCGTCRGCLHGRENQCRTVPVGGVGLSRDGGLAEYVTVPASRLLPVGDLELTQAAPLTDAGLTPYHAIELARPALRPGTTCVVIGIGGLGHMAVQILAATTAVRIIAVDSDVAALDLATRVGAHHVVPAGPDTVDRIRELVGPAPDGADVVVDCVGVDATLATARGVVATGGRLLLVGLGGGTLPVRPVADEPPTVPFETSVEVPFWGTRAELQEVIALGRAGLLTADVQTFPLEHAPEAYRLLRAGEIHGRAVIVP; this is translated from the coding sequence ATGCGCGCGGTACGGATGACCGCCCCCGGGGTGCTCGAACAGGTGGAGGTGCCCACCCCGACGCCCGGCCCCGGCGAGGTGCTGGTACGCGTCGGCGCGGTCGGCGCCTGCCACTCCGACCTGCACATCCTCGACGCCGCGCCGGGGGTGTTCCCCACCCCGCTCACCCTCGGCCACGAGATCGCCGGCACCGTGGACGCGGTCGGCGACGGGGTCACCGGCTGGTCCGGCGGTGACCGGGCCGCCGTCTACGGGATCATCGGCTGCGGCACCTGCCGGGGCTGCCTGCACGGCCGGGAGAACCAGTGCCGCACCGTGCCCGTCGGCGGAGTCGGGCTCAGCCGCGACGGCGGACTGGCCGAGTACGTGACGGTGCCCGCCTCGCGGCTGCTGCCCGTCGGTGACCTGGAGCTGACCCAGGCGGCGCCGCTGACCGACGCCGGGCTGACCCCGTACCACGCGATCGAGCTGGCCCGGCCGGCGCTGCGCCCCGGGACGACCTGCGTGGTGATCGGCATCGGCGGGCTGGGGCACATGGCGGTGCAGATCCTCGCCGCCACCACCGCCGTGCGGATCATCGCGGTGGACAGCGACGTCGCCGCCCTGGACCTGGCCACCCGGGTGGGCGCGCACCACGTGGTGCCGGCCGGTCCGGACACGGTCGACCGGATTCGGGAGCTCGTCGGCCCGGCGCCGGACGGCGCGGACGTGGTCGTCGACTGCGTGGGGGTCGACGCCACCCTGGCCACCGCCCGCGGCGTGGTCGCCACCGGCGGCCGGCTGCTGCTGGTGGGCCTGGGCGGCGGCACCCTGCCGGTACGGCCGGTCGCCGACGAGCCGCCCACCGTGCCGTTCGAGACCAGTGTGGAGGTCCCGTTCTGGGGCACCCGGGCCGAACTCCAGGAGGTGATCGCCCTCGGTCGGGCCGGGCTGCTCACCGCCGACGTGCAGACCTTCCCACTGGAGCACGCCCCGGAGGCGTACCGGCTGCTGCGCGCGGGCGAGATCCACGGCCGCGCGGTGATCGTGCCCTGA
- the fdh gene encoding formate dehydrogenase, with amino-acid sequence MGLRTFLAGWPVYRQLTGTDPLGRGAAAQSGRSAGLTARTETADRVARSVCPYCAVGCGQRVYVSEGQVTQIEGDPDSPISRGRLCPKGSASRSLVTSPLRQTTVRYRRPYATEWEDLDLDTALDMIADRVLAAREQTWEDVDSDGRPLHRTLGISSLGGATLDNEENYLIKKLFTAMGALQIENQARIUHSATVPGLGASFGRGGATDFQQDLANADVIVIQGSNMAEAHPVGFQWVMEAKRRGAKVFHVDPRFTRTSAVADSYLPIRAGTDIALLGGVVRYILDNELDFREYVLAYTNAATIVSEQFADTEDGDGLFSGYDPNTDSYTQTSWQYAGHEQDSGSGHTAKERDTAAGLRHESHGAEVDGQTERDETLQHPRCVYQILRRHFARYTPEMVERVCGIPREKFLELARAWTENSGRDRTGALVYSVGWTQHSVGVQYIRTGAIIQLLLGNMGRPGGGIMALRGHASIQGSTDIPTLFNLLPGYLPMPHHADHPTFDEWVDSIRHPGQKGFWGNARAYAASLLKAYWGDAATPENDFCYDHLPRMTGDHGTYQQVLNMIDGKIKGYFLLGQNPAVGSAHGRAQRLGMANLDWLVVRDLFMIESATFWKNGPEVATGEIVPTECRTEVFFLPAASHVEKEGTFTQTQRLLQWREKAVEPPGDARSELWFFYHLGRRLREKLAGSPHRRDRALLDLAWEYPTHGPHDEPSAEAVLREINGYDVSTGRPLASFAEAKDDGSTAVGCWIYSGVYADGVNQAARRRSRHEQDWVAAEWGWAWPANRRILYNRASADPQGRPWSERKRYVWWDPQAGEWTGYDVPDFERTKPPTYRPPQGASGPAALAGDDPFVMQADGKGWLYAPSGVLDGPLPTHYEPAESPMRNPLYGQQANPTRKVYAHPVNSVNPSPPQEHSQVFPYVFTVSRLTEHHTAGAMSRTVRPLAELQPEMFVEVSPELAGEAGLTHLGWAHLISGRAVIEAKVLVTDRLTPLRVDGRVIHQLWLPYHFGYEGLVTGDSANDLFGITLDPNVLIQESKVGTCDIRPGRRPTGPPLRDLVEDYRRRAGIVPGERPPTVTTRVRRPAGRSDDGPREKGADHA; translated from the coding sequence GTGGGTCTGCGGACGTTCCTCGCGGGCTGGCCGGTCTACCGGCAGCTCACCGGCACCGACCCGCTCGGCCGGGGCGCGGCGGCGCAGTCGGGCCGCTCCGCCGGGCTGACCGCCCGCACCGAGACCGCCGACCGGGTGGCCCGCTCGGTCTGCCCGTACTGCGCGGTCGGCTGCGGGCAGCGGGTGTACGTCTCCGAAGGTCAGGTCACCCAGATCGAGGGCGACCCGGACAGCCCGATCTCCCGGGGACGACTCTGCCCGAAGGGCTCGGCCAGCAGGAGCCTGGTCACCAGCCCGTTGCGGCAGACCACGGTCCGCTACCGCCGACCGTATGCCACCGAGTGGGAGGATCTCGACCTCGACACCGCGCTCGACATGATCGCCGACCGGGTCCTCGCCGCCCGCGAGCAGACCTGGGAGGACGTCGACAGCGACGGCCGGCCGCTGCACCGCACGCTGGGCATCTCCAGCCTGGGCGGGGCGACGCTGGACAACGAGGAGAACTACCTCATCAAGAAGCTGTTCACCGCGATGGGGGCGCTCCAGATCGAGAACCAGGCCCGCATTTGACACTCCGCCACCGTCCCCGGTCTGGGGGCCAGCTTCGGTCGCGGTGGCGCGACGGACTTCCAACAGGACCTCGCCAACGCTGACGTCATCGTCATCCAGGGGTCGAACATGGCCGAGGCCCACCCGGTGGGCTTCCAGTGGGTCATGGAGGCCAAGCGGCGCGGTGCGAAGGTCTTCCACGTCGATCCCCGGTTCACCCGCACCAGCGCGGTCGCCGACAGCTACCTGCCGATCCGGGCGGGCACCGACATCGCCCTGCTCGGTGGGGTGGTGCGCTACATCCTGGACAACGAACTCGACTTCCGGGAGTACGTGCTGGCGTACACGAACGCGGCGACGATCGTCAGCGAGCAGTTCGCCGACACCGAGGACGGCGACGGCCTGTTCTCCGGCTACGACCCGAACACCGACAGCTACACCCAGACCAGTTGGCAGTACGCCGGGCACGAGCAGGATTCCGGCAGCGGGCACACCGCCAAGGAGCGGGACACCGCCGCCGGCCTGCGGCACGAGTCGCACGGCGCGGAGGTGGACGGGCAGACCGAGCGGGACGAGACCCTCCAGCATCCGCGCTGCGTCTACCAGATCCTGCGCCGGCACTTCGCCCGCTACACCCCGGAGATGGTCGAGCGGGTCTGCGGCATCCCCCGGGAGAAGTTCCTCGAGCTGGCGCGGGCCTGGACGGAGAACTCCGGCCGGGACCGCACCGGCGCGCTGGTCTACTCGGTGGGCTGGACCCAGCACAGCGTCGGTGTGCAGTACATCCGCACCGGGGCGATCATCCAGTTGCTGCTGGGCAACATGGGCCGGCCGGGCGGCGGCATCATGGCGCTGCGCGGGCACGCCAGCATCCAGGGCTCGACGGATATCCCGACCCTGTTCAACCTGCTGCCCGGTTACCTGCCGATGCCGCACCACGCCGACCACCCGACCTTCGACGAGTGGGTGGACAGCATCCGGCACCCCGGCCAGAAGGGTTTCTGGGGCAACGCGCGGGCGTACGCGGCGAGCCTGCTCAAGGCGTACTGGGGGGACGCGGCGACCCCGGAGAACGACTTCTGCTACGACCACCTGCCCCGGATGACCGGCGACCACGGCACCTACCAGCAGGTGCTGAACATGATCGACGGCAAGATCAAGGGGTACTTCCTGCTCGGCCAGAACCCGGCGGTCGGCTCCGCGCACGGGCGGGCACAGCGGCTCGGCATGGCCAACCTGGACTGGCTGGTGGTCCGCGACCTGTTCATGATCGAGAGCGCCACCTTCTGGAAGAACGGCCCCGAGGTGGCCACCGGCGAGATCGTCCCGACCGAGTGCCGCACCGAGGTGTTCTTCCTGCCGGCCGCGTCGCACGTGGAGAAGGAGGGCACCTTCACCCAGACCCAGCGGCTGTTGCAGTGGCGGGAGAAGGCCGTCGAGCCACCGGGTGACGCCCGCTCCGAGCTGTGGTTCTTCTACCACCTCGGGCGGCGGCTGCGGGAGAAGCTGGCCGGCTCCCCCCACCGGCGCGACCGCGCCCTGCTCGACCTGGCCTGGGAATACCCCACCCACGGCCCGCACGACGAGCCGAGCGCCGAGGCGGTGCTGCGCGAGATCAACGGCTACGACGTGTCCACCGGCCGTCCGCTCGCCTCGTTCGCCGAGGCGAAGGACGACGGCTCCACCGCGGTCGGCTGCTGGATCTACTCCGGCGTCTACGCCGACGGGGTCAACCAGGCGGCCCGCCGCCGGTCCCGGCACGAGCAGGACTGGGTGGCCGCCGAGTGGGGCTGGGCGTGGCCGGCCAACCGGCGCATCCTCTACAACCGGGCGTCGGCCGACCCGCAGGGCCGCCCGTGGAGCGAACGCAAGAGGTACGTCTGGTGGGATCCGCAGGCCGGCGAGTGGACCGGCTACGACGTGCCGGACTTCGAGCGGACGAAACCGCCGACGTACCGGCCGCCGCAGGGGGCGTCCGGCCCGGCGGCGCTGGCCGGCGACGACCCGTTCGTCATGCAGGCCGACGGCAAGGGCTGGCTGTACGCGCCGAGCGGGGTGCTCGACGGTCCGCTGCCGACGCACTACGAGCCGGCGGAGTCGCCGATGCGCAATCCGCTCTACGGCCAGCAGGCCAACCCCACCCGCAAGGTCTACGCCCATCCGGTGAACTCGGTGAACCCGAGCCCGCCGCAGGAGCACAGCCAGGTGTTCCCGTACGTGTTCACGGTCAGCCGGCTCACCGAGCACCACACCGCCGGGGCGATGAGCCGGACGGTGCGTCCGCTGGCCGAGCTGCAACCGGAGATGTTCGTGGAGGTGTCCCCGGAGCTGGCCGGCGAGGCGGGGCTGACCCACCTCGGGTGGGCGCACCTGATCAGCGGCCGGGCGGTGATCGAGGCGAAGGTGCTGGTCACCGACCGGCTCACCCCGTTGCGGGTGGACGGCCGGGTGATCCACCAGCTCTGGCTGCCCTACCACTTCGGCTACGAGGGCCTGGTCACCGGCGACTCGGCCAACGACCTGTTCGGCATCACCCTGGACCCGAACGTGCTCATCCAGGAGAGCAAGGTCGGCACCTGCGACATCCGGCCGGGCCGCCGGCCGACCGGGCCGCCGCTGCGGGACCTGGTCGAGGACTACCGTCGACGGGCCGGGATCGTGCCCGGCGAACGCCCGCCGACGGTGACGACCCGGGTCCGCCGGCCGGCGGGCCGCAGCGACGACGGGCCACGGGAGAAGGGTGCCGACCATGCCTGA
- a CDS encoding bifunctional metallophosphatase/5'-nucleotidase: MTSSSGASRRRLLAVAAAAASAPLIAGTPVRAAERKTPTGPKTWDLTVLGTSDTHGNVYNWDYYRDAEFDDSKHNDVGIAKLATLVNQVRAERRGRATLVLDAGDTIQGTPLATYYAKQEPITVTGATHPMARAMNILRYDAVTLGNHEFNYGLPLLATWIDQLGFPALAANAVNARTGRPAFQPYVLKRVRPGGPGGPTLTVGILGLTNPGVAIWDKGNVEGRLVFPDMVQTAAKWVPVMRQRGADLVIVSAHGGDSGTSSYGPELPNENPVALIAQQVPGIDAILFGHAHNEVVERFVTNTATGAQVLTAEPSKWGQRLTRMDFTLTRERGRWKVVAKGATMLNTNTVVEDPKVLAAVRGQHDKTVGYVNTVVARSTRELSAAESRYRDTPILDFINHVQTEVVTAALTGGPYAALPVLSIAAPFSRTAVFPQGDVRIRDVAGLYVYDNTLEAVVLTGAEVKAYLEYSAKYFTTLPVGAPVDPATISDPAVPDYNYDVISGLDYDIDVSRPVGQRITRLVLPGTDSPVAADAQFVVAVNNYRRSGGGNFPGIVKTQVYNAQQEIRQLLIDWAQARGTIDPADFFVPNWRLVRAGVPVF, from the coding sequence ATGACCTCCTCCTCCGGCGCCTCGCGCCGCCGGCTGCTGGCGGTCGCCGCCGCCGCGGCGAGCGCCCCGCTGATCGCCGGCACCCCCGTCCGGGCGGCCGAGCGGAAGACCCCGACCGGTCCGAAGACCTGGGACCTGACCGTGCTGGGCACCTCGGACACCCACGGCAACGTCTACAACTGGGACTACTACCGCGACGCCGAGTTCGACGACAGCAAGCACAACGACGTCGGCATCGCCAAGCTGGCCACCCTGGTCAACCAGGTCCGCGCCGAGCGGCGGGGCCGGGCCACCCTGGTCCTCGACGCCGGCGACACCATCCAGGGCACCCCGCTGGCCACGTACTACGCCAAGCAGGAGCCGATCACCGTCACCGGCGCGACGCACCCGATGGCCCGCGCGATGAACATCCTGCGGTACGACGCCGTGACGCTGGGCAACCACGAGTTCAACTACGGGCTGCCGCTGCTGGCGACCTGGATCGACCAGCTGGGCTTCCCGGCGCTGGCCGCGAACGCGGTGAACGCGCGGACCGGCAGGCCGGCGTTCCAGCCGTACGTGCTCAAGCGGGTCCGGCCCGGCGGCCCCGGCGGGCCGACGCTGACGGTGGGCATCCTCGGGCTGACCAACCCCGGGGTGGCCATCTGGGACAAGGGCAACGTCGAGGGCAGGCTGGTCTTCCCCGACATGGTGCAGACCGCCGCGAAGTGGGTGCCGGTCATGCGGCAGCGGGGCGCGGACCTGGTCATCGTCTCCGCCCACGGCGGCGACAGCGGCACCTCCAGCTACGGCCCGGAGCTGCCCAACGAGAACCCGGTGGCGTTGATCGCCCAGCAGGTCCCCGGCATCGACGCGATCCTCTTCGGCCACGCCCACAACGAGGTGGTCGAGAGGTTCGTCACCAACACCGCCACCGGCGCGCAGGTGCTCACCGCGGAACCGTCCAAGTGGGGGCAGCGGCTGACCCGGATGGACTTCACCCTGACCCGGGAGCGGGGCCGCTGGAAGGTCGTCGCCAAGGGCGCCACCATGCTCAACACCAACACCGTGGTCGAGGACCCGAAGGTGCTCGCCGCCGTGCGGGGCCAGCACGACAAGACCGTCGGGTACGTCAACACGGTGGTCGCCCGGTCCACCCGGGAACTGTCCGCCGCCGAGTCGCGTTACCGGGACACCCCGATCCTGGACTTCATCAACCACGTGCAGACCGAGGTGGTCACCGCCGCCCTCACCGGCGGCCCGTACGCGGCGCTGCCGGTGCTGTCGATCGCCGCGCCGTTCAGCCGCACCGCCGTCTTCCCGCAGGGCGACGTGCGGATCCGGGACGTCGCCGGACTGTACGTCTACGACAACACCCTGGAGGCGGTGGTGCTCACCGGCGCCGAGGTGAAGGCGTACCTGGAGTACTCGGCGAAGTACTTCACCACGCTGCCCGTCGGTGCGCCTGTCGACCCGGCGACGATCAGCGACCCGGCGGTGCCGGACTACAACTACGACGTCATCTCCGGGCTGGACTACGACATCGACGTCTCGCGGCCGGTCGGGCAGCGGATCACCCGACTGGTGCTGCCGGGCACCGACAGCCCGGTCGCCGCCGACGCGCAGTTCGTGGTCGCGGTGAACAACTACCGGCGCAGCGGCGGCGGGAACTTCCCCGGCATCGTCAAGACCCAGGTCTACAACGCGCAGCAGGAGATCCGCCAGCTGCTGATCGACTGGGCGCAGGCCCGGGGCACCATCGACCCGGCCGACTTCTTCGTGCCGAACTGGCGGCTGGTCCGCGCCGGGGTGCCGGTCTTCTGA
- a CDS encoding nucleotidyl transferase AbiEii/AbiGii toxin family protein, giving the protein MTHLHDFYREVARVALTAAGRHRFVLGGGVAWAAHGLVTRPTEDVDLFADVEGAAEAAAEEVRAALERAGYTVAVADPDSDLGALFEGFDRDIRDFVVGRGDRRIRLSLARLDRYRSPVVMDLGPVMDVRDLIANKTAALVNRREARDYIDVAAALAHYPVDALLALARQVDPALADEDVRAAGRYLDRLPDRRLARYGLDPAQIAQVRRRLADWPR; this is encoded by the coding sequence GTGACCCACCTGCACGACTTCTACCGGGAGGTCGCCCGGGTCGCCCTCACCGCGGCCGGGCGGCACCGGTTCGTGCTCGGCGGCGGGGTGGCCTGGGCAGCGCACGGCCTGGTCACCCGCCCCACCGAGGACGTCGACCTGTTCGCCGACGTGGAGGGGGCCGCCGAGGCGGCTGCCGAGGAGGTGCGCGCCGCGCTGGAGCGGGCCGGCTACACCGTCGCGGTCGCCGATCCGGACAGCGACCTCGGTGCGCTGTTCGAGGGCTTCGACCGGGACATCCGGGACTTCGTGGTCGGCCGGGGCGACCGGCGGATCCGGCTCAGCCTTGCCCGGCTCGACCGGTACCGCTCACCGGTGGTGATGGACCTCGGACCGGTGATGGACGTCCGCGACCTGATCGCCAACAAGACCGCCGCCCTGGTCAACAGGCGGGAGGCCCGCGACTACATCGACGTGGCGGCCGCGCTGGCGCACTACCCGGTCGACGCGCTGCTGGCCCTGGCCCGGCAGGTTGACCCGGCACTGGCCGACGAGGACGTCCGGGCCGCCGGCCGCTACCTGGACCGGCTGCCGGACCGGCGGCTCGCCCGCTACGGCCTGGACCCGGCGCAGATCGCGCAGGTACGTCGCCGGCTGGCCGACTGGCCCCGCTGA
- a CDS encoding geranylgeranyl reductase family protein, which translates to MIIWDLVVVGAGPAGLSAAREAAAAGVRTLVLDRAVHPRYKTCGGGLIGTSLSVVAGRIEVPAHDRVDRVTFTRDGRRAFTRRHGTPLVTMVRREEFDDRLRAAAVSAGAEVRGGVAVRALDQDSDRVRVRLADGTTVTARAVIGADGSAGITARHVGVRYGQVDLGLERELPVSPAQAARWRGRLLLDWGPFPGSYGWVFPKGDRLTVGVIGARGEGDRTRAYLRDLLDRLGLAGVPAEHDSGHLTRCRVDDAPLRHGRVLVAGDAAGLLEPWTREGISYALRSGTLAGAAVAAGDLDRYPRDVHERLVPSMRAGRRLLAVFARRPQLCHAFLATPAGWAMFVRFCQGRVSFDRTLDRPPVRAALTLLDRLPARGGRPPLPGSGR; encoded by the coding sequence ATGATCATCTGGGATCTCGTCGTCGTCGGCGCGGGGCCGGCCGGGCTCAGCGCGGCCCGGGAGGCCGCCGCCGCCGGGGTGCGGACACTGGTGCTGGACCGGGCGGTGCACCCCCGCTACAAGACCTGCGGCGGTGGCCTGATCGGCACCTCGCTGTCGGTGGTCGCCGGCCGGATCGAGGTGCCGGCACACGACCGGGTCGACCGGGTGACCTTCACCAGGGACGGCCGGCGGGCCTTCACCCGCCGGCACGGCACCCCCCTGGTGACCATGGTGCGCCGGGAGGAGTTCGACGACCGGCTGCGCGCGGCGGCGGTGTCCGCCGGGGCCGAGGTGCGCGGCGGGGTCGCCGTGCGCGCCCTCGACCAGGACTCCGACCGGGTACGCGTCCGGCTGGCCGACGGCACCACGGTGACCGCCCGCGCGGTGATCGGGGCGGACGGCTCCGCCGGGATCACCGCCCGGCACGTGGGGGTCCGCTACGGGCAGGTGGACCTGGGGCTGGAGCGGGAGCTGCCGGTGTCACCGGCGCAGGCGGCCCGCTGGCGGGGGCGGCTGCTGCTGGACTGGGGACCGTTCCCCGGCTCGTACGGCTGGGTCTTCCCCAAGGGCGACCGGCTCACCGTCGGGGTGATCGGCGCCCGGGGTGAGGGCGACCGGACCCGGGCCTACCTGCGGGACCTGCTCGACCGGCTGGGCCTGGCCGGGGTGCCCGCCGAGCACGACTCCGGACACCTGACCCGCTGCCGGGTCGACGACGCGCCGCTGCGCCACGGCCGGGTGCTGGTCGCCGGGGACGCCGCCGGGCTGCTGGAGCCGTGGACCCGCGAGGGGATCAGCTACGCGCTGCGTTCCGGGACGCTGGCCGGCGCGGCGGTCGCCGCCGGTGACCTGGACCGTTACCCGCGCGACGTGCACGAGCGCCTGGTGCCGTCGATGCGGGCCGGTCGACGGCTGCTGGCGGTGTTCGCCCGTCGCCCGCAGCTCTGCCACGCCTTCCTGGCGACCCCGGCCGGCTGGGCGATGTTCGTCCGGTTCTGCCAGGGTCGGGTGAGCTTCGACCGGACCCTGGACCGGCCGCCGGTGCGGGCCGCGCTGACCCTGCTGGACCGGCTGCCCGCCCGGGGTGGCCGGCCGCCGCTGCCCGGCTCCGGCCGCTGA
- a CDS encoding 4Fe-4S dicluster domain-containing protein produces MPDGNSLYGPLDPAPDAGWTAAGPRMGFFTDTSVCIGCKACEVACKEWNAVPASGFDLLGMSYDNTGALTANSWRHVAFIEQPVPAGPGGAPFVGTPTGGSAAAASAAVAAGTGNVGDTNPGVPPGDVATATTDPTTAGSGGTTPATAPGGGAAGGAGGTGTRFLGMPGAAPPGRGTGVEARTDFRWLMMSDVCKHCTHAACLDVCPTGSLFRTEFGTVVVQEDICNGCGYCISACPYGVIDQRRGDGRAWKCTLCYDRLGAGMTPACAQACPTESIQYGPLDELRERAAQRVTALHERGVPQARLYGHDPTDGVGGDGAFFLLLDEPEVYGLPPDPVVTTRDLPRMWRRAGLAALAMTAAAVAAFVGGSS; encoded by the coding sequence ATGCCTGACGGCAACAGCCTGTACGGCCCGCTCGATCCGGCCCCGGACGCGGGCTGGACGGCTGCCGGCCCCCGGATGGGGTTCTTCACCGACACCAGCGTCTGCATCGGCTGCAAGGCCTGCGAGGTGGCCTGCAAGGAGTGGAACGCCGTCCCCGCGTCCGGCTTCGACCTGCTCGGCATGTCGTACGACAACACCGGCGCGTTGACCGCGAACTCCTGGCGGCACGTGGCCTTCATCGAGCAGCCGGTCCCGGCCGGTCCCGGCGGCGCGCCGTTCGTCGGCACCCCGACGGGCGGGTCGGCCGCCGCGGCGTCGGCGGCGGTCGCCGCCGGCACCGGCAACGTCGGCGACACGAACCCGGGTGTCCCCCCGGGCGACGTCGCCACCGCCACCACCGACCCGACCACCGCCGGGTCCGGCGGCACCACCCCGGCCACCGCACCCGGCGGCGGGGCGGCCGGTGGGGCCGGCGGCACGGGCACCCGGTTCCTCGGGATGCCCGGGGCCGCGCCACCCGGCCGGGGCACCGGCGTCGAGGCCCGCACCGACTTCCGTTGGCTGATGATGTCGGACGTCTGCAAGCACTGCACCCACGCGGCCTGCCTGGACGTCTGCCCCACCGGGTCGCTGTTCCGCACCGAGTTCGGCACGGTGGTGGTGCAGGAGGACATCTGCAACGGCTGCGGCTACTGCATCTCCGCCTGCCCCTACGGGGTGATCGACCAGCGCCGGGGCGACGGCCGGGCGTGGAAGTGCACGCTGTGCTACGACCGGCTCGGCGCGGGCATGACCCCGGCCTGCGCCCAGGCCTGCCCGACCGAGTCCATCCAGTACGGCCCGCTCGACGAGCTGCGCGAGCGGGCCGCCCAGCGGGTCACCGCGCTGCACGAACGGGGCGTGCCGCAGGCCCGGCTGTACGGGCACGACCCGACCGACGGCGTCGGCGGCGACGGCGCGTTCTTCCTGCTCCTCGACGAGCCCGAGGTGTACGGCCTGCCGCCGGACCCGGTGGTCACCACCCGGGACCTGCCGAGGATGTGGCGGCGGGCCGGGCTGGCCGCGCTGGCCATGACGGCGGCGGCTGTCGCCGCGTTCGTCGGAGGGTCGTCGTGA